The genomic interval TTCATAATTTGCAGGCACCCCTATCTCATCTAAACTCAAAAGCACTTTTCTATGATGATCCGGAATTCTATTAAGGGGAAGTAATTCTCTTTGAAGGGTTGTTGCATCAAGGACCGTCGCAGCGACCTGATAATAGATAATCTCATCTGAATTTACCGCTACAAAGTCAATCTCTTTTTCTGCCAACTTTCCGATACTGACTTTGTTACCTCTTCGCAGCAGCTCAAGGTAAGTGATATTTTCTATTACATTTCCTAAATCCGTGGAATACCCTGAAAGCAACAAATTTCTAATACCCATGTCGACAAGGTAATACTTCCCTAGCGTCTTTAGAAACTGTCTGCCCTTGATGTCATACCGATCCACTTTGTAGAACAAATAACTATCTGTGAGTGCATTCATGTATGAGGCTACTGTGTTTACAGAAATCTTGCGTCCTGATGAGTTGAGCGTATCACTGATTTTTTTGATAGATATGGGACTTCCGATACTGCTCATCAAGACTTTTATAATGCTTTCAAGCAGTGAGACATCCGTTATGCCTTCACGTTTGGCAATATCCTTAATCAAAATTGTGTTGTAAATGCCTTCAATATAAGGATGAATAACATTAGGATTTTTTTCAATGGTTGCTAAATAGGGAAATGATCCCCACTTCATGTAGTCATTGAATAATTCCTTTTTACTATTCCCGGTATCTTTTTTAGCTTCATAGTATTCCCTAAACGACAACGGCAGCATATCAATGGTGATGTATCGCCCTGAAAGCAGTGTTGCTAGTTCCC from Firmicutes bacterium HGW-Firmicutes-1 carries:
- a CDS encoding ATPase, which encodes QITYIFIDEVQNCKNFEKAVDSLFIKEDTDVYITGSNAYMLSGELATLLSGRYITIDMLPLSFREYYEAKKDTGNSKKELFNDYMKWGSFPYLATIEKNPNVIHPYIEGIYNTILIKDIAKREGITDVSLLESIIKVLMSSIGSPISIKKISDTLNSSGRKISVNTVASYMNALTDSYLFYKVDRYDIKGRQFLKTLGKYYLVDMGIRNLLLSGYSTDLGNVIENITYLELLRRGNKVSIGKLAEKEIDFVAVNSDEIIYYQVAATVLDATTLQRELLPLNRIPDHHRKVLLSLDEIGVPANYEGIGHLNLVDWLLEEE